The DNA window TTGGGTGCTTCAAACGTTGTCTCGGCGGCCACTAAGGCCTAGTATGTTCTTTATATACAAAAGAGCTATATAAAATATCTTCCACATTTAGAGCCTTTTACTGTTGATGGAATCTTGAATATCAACCAGTACACATGCGCCTGCCAACGGCTGTGTTCTCGaccttcttttgcttgcagCTGTGGCGGTGTTGTCATGGCGGAGTCACCCCGCGATGCTGTCGGCATTCTCGCCTCACCACTTACCGGATATGGACGCTAGAGGCGCATAGTGGGCTTATCAATACGTGCATCAATaaagctacctacctatggCTTCTACTTTAACTTATAGCTACATTCAATCTCTACATCACCTCATCTTACTGGATAGTGGATGCTATTATATCAAGATTGGCATCTAGCAGCTGTAGCAATTCCTCTGGTTAGCCCTGAACCGCCAATTCAGCTTGGCAGCGTCAAAGCCGCGTTCTGCCGCGTCGACTCCATCAGGCATTCATGCTTGGGGATCATTCAAGCTACCCCTCATCAGCAATCGATTTCCTCTATTCTGGTAGGCTGAAGCTACATCACGCCCGATCCCCTGCAGTCTAAGCGGACCAATTTGGGACAGAGCTTCCGCCACAGCTGTGCGTAAACCTGCCCGACACTTGCCATCAAACTGGAGCGGCCTCGTACCATAAAGcccctccttctcctgctcctctctctcctggTACTTGTTCTCGCCGCAACCCTGGCTTCCCAACGAGCCCTTCTCCGCCTCAACTCCCTTGCGAGCCACGTACGATTGCAGGGCCTGGCTCGTCTTCCGTCATATCGTCGCCTCCTCACGACCAGCAGCATGGCTCCCGAGCAGTTTCGAAACCCGCCGCAGAGCCCGCCGGTGTTTACCGCCACGGCCGACTCCATCCTGGCTGATGCCAAGAAGAGCGccgagaagagcaagagcatCTTGGACCAGATTGTCGCAACCGTGACGCCCGAGACGGCCACGTTTGACAACACCCTGAAGCCCATCTTGATCGACGGCAATGACTCGACCGGCCCCCAGAACATCCAGACCTTCTTCCAGCATGTATCGACGAACGAGTCCCTCCGAGAAGCTTCTACCAAAGCAGAAGAGCTTCTCAACGATTTCTATATTGAGGCAAAGATGCGAGAGGATGTTTTCAAGCTAGTGGATGCTGCATATTCCACACGGGACTCCCAGAACCTGGATAAAGAGTCTCTCCATATCCTCGAGAAAGAGCGTCAAAAGTACATCCGTAATGGCTTGCTTCTCCCTCCCGGAGAGAAGCGAGACCGCttcaaggagatcaagaagcGCCTCAGCCAGCTCTGCATCCTGGGCAAGAAGAACCTCAACGAGGAGAAGGGCGGATTTTGGTTTACTCGCGAGGAGCTAGAGGGCGTTCCAAAAGACGACATCGATGTCGACACGCTGGAGAAAGGAACTGGCGAGAACGAAGGAAAATTCAAGGTCACCTTTAAATACAACCACTACACCCCATTGATGAAGTATGCAATTCATGAGGATACCAGGCGTAGATATATCATTGCCGATGCCAACAAGGTACGTGAACTCTCCGCTCTGTTATCTTGGAAACACGCGCTATGTGCAGAGCTTCGGGCTAATGTAATATACCCCAGTCAAACAACAATGTGGAAATTTTCAAGGAAATCATGGAGCTTCGCGATGAAGCCGCTCGACTCCTAGGATATCCTGATCATGCTAGCGTTCGCattgaggagaagatggcaaaatcGCCGACCCGTGTCAATGACTTTTTGGGTGACTTGCAAGTTCGCTTGGCCCCCGGCGGCAAGAAAGAGGTCGAGGTCCTGCGAGGATACAAGAAGCGAGACTATGAAGAGCGCGGCATTCCTTTCGACGGAGAATTTTATATGTGGGATACTTCCTACTATTCAAGAATCATGAAGGAGGTGGAGTATAGTGTGGATGAAGTGGCAATCTCACAGTACTTCCCAGCAGAGTCAACATTCGCTGGCATGCTCAAGATTTTTGAGGAAATCTTTGGTTTTGTCTTTGTTGAGCTGGGCAAAGAAGACCGAGCACGCTTGAGCCCTTCAGGCAAGGCTGACGACATTTCCTGGCATGAAGATGTCATCATGTACAGCGTATGGGATGAAGCAGCCAAAGGAGGCGAATTCTGCGGCTACCTCTACCTTGATCTCTTCCCCAGAGACAACAAGTATGGGCATTATGCAAACTTTGGAATTGAGCCCGGCTTCACCACGGTCGATGGAAAGAGGAGCTACCCCTCGACTTCCCTGGTGTGCAACTTTAGCAAACCAACAGCGACCAAGCCGTCACTGCTCAAGCACCACGAAGTTGTCACCTTCTTCCACGAGCTTGGCCACGGTATCCATGATCTTGCTGGCCGCTCTCGTTTCAGCTACACTCACGGCACTGCGACGGTGGCCGATTTCGTTGAAGCACCTTCTCAGATGCTCGAGAACTGGTGCTGGACTCCAAGCGTCCTGAAATCCCTGTCGAAGCACTGGGAGAGCGGAGAGAGTATCCCTGATGAACTCGTTGAGAAGCTCGTCAAAACCAAACATCTCAACTCGGCAATTGGCGCACTAGGTCAGCTTGTCATTGGCACTTTTGACATGACCATTCATGGACCCAAGACCcacgaagaagccaagacCAGAAATTACGGCAAGCTATGGAACCAGATCCGTCATGACATTTCCCAGATCAAGGGCCCAGAGGATATCGGCGAAACCATGTATGCAATCCAgtccccttttctctttttctttctttctctctgcctctccatTCAGCTTGGTGTGTGCGTTTATGGCTAACTCGCGATAGGGAATGGGGCAATCGATATGCCAACATTGGCCACTTCCTCGGTGGTTATGACGCCGGCTACTATGGCTACCTCTATTCTGAGGTCTTTTCCCTGGACATGTTCCACTCGTTCTTCAAGAAGAACCCCATGGATGGCAAGGAAGGTCGTAGATACCGCCACACCGTTTTGGAACGCGGTGGCAGCATTGACGAGATGGAGTTTTTGAAGGAGTTTTTGGGCAGAGAGCCTAGCACTGAGGCTTTCTACGAGGAGTTGGGCATTGCGGCCAAGTGAGTGATGTTTGTTAAAGCAAACGCCTTATTGATCATGTAGGCACGCATAAACATGAGAttatgaagaaagaagacacaATGCAAGCATGTCTATCTAGTTGTAGTTATTATATACGCagaggacaaaaaaaaagacgataTTTATCGACTTAGATGCCCTTCTCGCTAAAAATGATGATGGCCTGTGTATCACgggcaaaaagcaaaaaaattGCGGCCTGTGTGGATCGAACACACGACCTTCAGATATCAAGTGACTTGAAGTTGGAACTTCAGTCTGACGCTCTCCCAGCTGAGCTAAGGCCGCAATCAGTTGTTGAAATGAACGAGGCATTTTTCATCTTATACAGGCTGAGTTTGTGGGAAAAGATGGCTTGAAGTGTGGGGGTACAAGTTGAATTAAGTGGAGATGATTTAGTGCAGTGGGTGAAAGTGAAGGAAGCACGTGCAGCAAAACGGGTAcgtacctttttttctcagaaGAGTGAAATCCAGACGATATTGATTAGATGATGGAGCATTGAGAGCGAGCCTTTTGGATTATTTGCTGATTCTGGTGTTGTATACGGTAGTGATATAAGTATATACAGTCACATACCGAATAAGTTTTCATTGAAAAATCATGGCGATTGTGATTTGCACGCCTTCCGAGGCCGAAGCCGTGGCCGTGTCAACAGTTCACCTGAGGGCCATGGATGAGAATCTCCTGACGCATACGCAGTTCCCCAGTCAGGAGGGATTGGGCTTCTTCCATGCGTGGTTGGAGAATAACACGCTGGAGCATTTGAGAGATGAAGACAAGGGGGGTTTTGGTTGCGAAGGATGAAGAGACGGGGGATGTGGTGAGCTTTGTGAAGTGGTTGGTTCATAGGCCTGGGCAGGATGAAGCCGTTGAGGAGGAGTGGCCGGAGGTTGCGAGGAAGGAGTATTTGGATCCGTATGCGGCGTTGACGGAGAGGGTTAGAACTGGAGTTGTTGGAGAGGAGGCAGCGTATTATCGTAAGTTTTGATTCCCGTTTTGGCCTTTATTGACGCCGCGATATACACTTGTATGTACTTGTGTACATATACGTACATATCAGCCAGCTATAAGTGGTGTCGTAGTTTTACTAACACGAGCTGATCAAATTTAGACCCAACGTACATCTGCACGGATCCTCGCTGGGCCGGGCGCGGAGCCGCATCGCTGCTGATGCGCAAAGTTCAGGAACTCGCGGCTAGGGATAATCTGCCCATTGTGCTGGAGGCGACGATGAATGCCGTGACGTTTTACCAGAAGATGGGGTTTGAGATTCGGGATGGGCTGTCGATGATGTTGCCGCTGCGGGGGTCGAGTGAGCCGACGGAGGTTTATGAGGAGAGATGTATGGTTTGGGTTCCGGTGAAGGGAGCGGTTTGAAACATTTTGATAGGGTAGGCAGTGAGATATCTCAATCGGGTGGCGGCAATAGGAGCAGCGTATAGGGCATATAGAAGGACACGTGTAGATTTTCATGAATCTATTGGATAGACTACAGGATAAACATGGTTTTGCCTATTCTACTTGGCGAGAAATCTTTACACTCTTTTTGTGCAAAGATCAATGGTATCAACGCTTGAGATCTGTTCAACTTGTGctgagcagctgaagaaaGGCGGCATCTCGCGATTGCATCATGGGCGGATCCACCACATGCACGTGGCATATAGCCTGATTAGGGGGCGGCAGACGAgctgtttttattttactcCATGGGGAAAAATCGTTCCATGTGCTGCCTGTCAATTTAGTCTATAGATAGGTAGGCAGCTGAAAAAAAGATCTCGGACTTACAGAGCCGTGATCTTTGTGTTACGTGAGTTAAATTGTTCGAAACAGGGGAGCGGAGAATACGACGCCGAGGTCGGGACGACTTGATATGCATGGGTGGTGctatctttcttcttcttttttttttttttaaacttctGTTCTTAGGCTCGTGAATATcagcagatggagatgcacGAGAGTCCCTGTTTTGTCTCTTGCTGCAGGGGAGCAATCTCGTTACGTAGTGGCATCTCATTTCGGGCCGCTTTTACAGATCGCTAACACGAGAGAGGGGTTACAAAGATGCCAATGGAACTTGAAGCCACATATCAATACGCATCTTGTGGTCTTGGGTAGCAGATCCCATGGAGCAAGATGACGTTCTTTGTAAGTCACTTGAGCGAGACGGAGCTTTAGAGATGCCCCCCCTCGCTTGCTGCGACGATCCAACGCTACGCGGAGGAACTTTGGTATATacagagaaggagaagaagagaagagcaagcGAATGCGGCCGGGTCCGTTGATTGGAACGCGAGCGAGGGCAGATGGACGTGTCATCTGAATCGGGGGATCCGCTGCTGCATTGACTCAACTGGGCAGGACTCTAGACAGACTAAATTCGGGGAGATGGTCCAAACACGGTATCGAATCGACAGacgttttgcttttttcaGCTTTCGTTTCTTTCGGTAAGCCTAAAAGGAGTTTGCGCGCGCGCGCCGCAGCTTTTTAGCTCACGTTGCATTGATGTTTAAAAATGCGTGTCTGTAGCAGAATACGCAGTGGTTTAGCATGACAAAGGCTCACGGTTGGCGCGGTTTCTGGATATCCCAAATCAATGACTggagcgaaaaaaaaaaggccgcaAACCTTCAATGTGGGGGGTCGAACGCGCGATGAGCCGAGCTATTTTCGTCGCTTGCTCTCTCTTTCGTTACGtgagaggaaaaaagaacaagagccaGAGGAGTAATTATCGCAAAAATGCAACCCAGGAAGCTCGGCAAGGGGCTGATTTGGTTCACCCGCGTAGAAAGATACGGCATGTATGCACACCAAGATACAGTAGCATGCAGTATATAAGGAAGATGGCTGGGCAAGATATATGCCCACCACACCCTCGTCGGTCACTCGGCGCAGCAAAAATGATGgggagaaagagaaaagacgGACATGGGCACGAGATGTGCTGCCGGAACGAACCAATGAGGCTGAATCAAAACATGTGCCGGAGCCTGAATGAATTTGCGGTGACATGCCACTTGAGATGGGCTCCGGCTTGGGGCTGGATGCGGCTGGCCATTACGTGACAAGTATTCAGGCCCTGCAGTAGACCGGCAGCGGGATGGTTTTCCATTTGGTAATAGGGAGCGCCTTTTGGTTTGGTGTCTTTGCTTGTTTTGGGCTAGCGGAGGACAATTGGCTttttgtgcttgtgcttcttcATTCTTGTTGTCTGGATCGCCGTGGTAGGAATACCCGTGGTCCCGTAATACTGATGACGCTTCCATTGCTGCATGTTGCCAGTatcaagatgatggaagatgatgctgatgttgACGTGAATCGATCTCTGGCCGGTGGAGAAAATCGTCGAGGCCTATCTGGAACTGC is part of the Trichoderma atroviride chromosome 1, complete sequence genome and encodes:
- a CDS encoding uncharacterized protein (MEROPS:MER0003110); the protein is MAPEQFRNPPQSPPVFTATADSILADAKKSAEKSKSILDQIVATVTPETATFDNTLKPILIDGNDSTGPQNIQTFFQHVSTNESLREASTKAEELLNDFYIEAKMREDVFKLVDAAYSTRDSQNLDKESLHILEKERQKYIRNGLLLPPGEKRDRFKEIKKRLSQLCILGKKNLNEEKGGFWFTREELEGVPKDDIDVDTLEKGTGENEGKFKVTFKYNHYTPLMKYAIHEDTRRRYIIADANKSNNNVEIFKEIMELRDEAARLLGYPDHASVRIEEKMAKSPTRVNDFLGDLQVRLAPGGKKEVEVLRGYKKRDYEERGIPFDGEFYMWDTSYYSRIMKEVEYSVDEVAISQYFPAESTFAGMLKIFEEIFGFVFVELGKEDRARLSPSGKADDISWHEDVIMYSVWDEAAKGGEFCGYLYLDLFPRDNKYGHYANFGIEPGFTTVDGKRSYPSTSLVCNFSKPTATKPSLLKHHEVVTFFHELGHGIHDLAGRSRFSYTHGTATVADFVEAPSQMLENWCWTPSVLKSLSKHWESGESIPDELVEKLVKTKHLNSAIGALGQLVIGTFDMTIHGPKTHEEAKTRNYGKLWNQIRHDISQIKGPEDIGETMEWGNRYANIGHFLGGYDAGYYGYLYSEVFSLDMFHSFFKKNPMDGKEGRRYRHTVLERGGSIDEMEFLKEFLGREPSTEAFYEELGIAAK
- a CDS encoding uncharacterized protein (EggNog:ENOG41); translated protein: MKTRGVLVAKDEETGDVVSFVKWLVHRPGQDEAVEEEWPEVARKEYLDPYAALTERVRTGVVGEEAAYYHPTYICTDPRWAGRGAASLLMRKVQELAARDNLPIVLEATMNAVTFYQKMGFEIRDGLSMMLPLRGSSEPTEVYEERCMVWVPVKGAV